The following proteins come from a genomic window of Gossypium raimondii isolate GPD5lz chromosome 5, ASM2569854v1, whole genome shotgun sequence:
- the LOC105767566 gene encoding transcription factor MYB114: MPVAPPISTKCSKKEVNRGAWTDEEDQKLAQVVEIYGPKRWQAVAAKAGLNRSGKSCRLRWLNYLRPNIKRGNISDQEEDLILRLHKLLGNRWSLIAGRLPGRTDNEIKNYWNSHLSKKTKQNEKQTIGSRMQEPVLENCKVSESKRDENSTACFINGDDSLFDSYSEEPLNLEWTSHFFETDELWLNLA; encoded by the exons ATGCCAGTGGCTCCTCCTATAAGCACGAAATGCAGTAAGAAAGAAGTGAACAGAGGAGCTTGGACAGATGAAGAAGACCAAAAGCTTGCTCAAGTAGTTGAAATTTATGGTCCAAAGAGGTGGCAAGCAGTTGCAGCAAAAGCAG GTCTTAACAGAAGTGGAAAGAGTTGCAGATTGAGATGGTTGAATTATCTTAGGCCCAATATAAAGAGAGGCAACATTTCGGACCAAGAGGAAGACTTGATATTACGGCTACATAAACTGCTCGGAAACAG ATGGTCTTTGATTGCTGGAAGACTACCAGGTCGAACCGATAATGAAATCAAGAACTATTGGAATTCTCATTTGAGCAAGAAAACGAAGCAAAATGAGAAACAAACCATAGGTTCAAGAATGCAAGAACCGGTGCTTGAGAATTGTAAGGTAAGTGAATCCAAGAGAGATGAAAACTCCACAGCTTGTTTCATTAATGGTGATGATAGCTTGTTCGATTCTTATAGCGAGGAGCCTCTGAACTTGGAGTGGACGAGTCATTTCTTTGAAACGGATGAGTTATGGCTTAACTTAGcttga
- the LOC105768145 gene encoding mechanosensitive ion channel protein 10, protein MAEGNGGGTQVVITVAGEGPKGSSPKEAEALNPKQNSQGAPNKASTESGAVTASKPPKAPVAGNEPLLRRRSFVKPKSRFGEQSYTPESDEMEETNLANQEQVGCNSPINKASPNNKSARSIRTDSAVSKTLSPASKGSPGENENEEIIKKVKQHKEQHKGVKAKVVIEWVVFLFLIGCLIASLTVGKEKNILLWGLEIWKWCVLVVVIFCGMLVTRWFMHLVVFLIEINFLLRKKVLYFVHGLKKIVQVFIWLSIVLLTWVLLFLDVERSKTASKILDYVTWTLVSILIGAFLWLLKTLMLKILASNFHMNKFFDRIQESVFHHYILRTLSGPPFMEIDGIQKPPAHLIVSNAKKGKEPKTKRLIDMGKVHRLKREKVSAWHMKVLVDAITNSGLSTVSETLEESAYDEGGKEAEQEITNEEEAQYVAHQIFAHVAQHDSNQNRNCIDEDDLLRFMIKEEVDLVFPLFEGSSTGKIDRKSFTNWVVKVYTDRKTLVHALSDTKTAVKQLNTLVTVVLIIVTVIIWLLLLEIATTKLLLLLSSQLVVAAFMFGNTCKTIFEAIVFVFVTHPFDVGDRCVVDGVQLLVEEMNILTTVFLKLDNEKVYYPNSVLATKPISNYYRSPDMGDTIEFSIDFLTPAKTIGRLKEEIKKHLEANTLWRPNHLVVVKEIENVNKLKMALFCNHTMNFQDFREKNRRRTELVLELKRIFEELGIRYNLLPQHVNLNQVNQDRPDATYATTWS, encoded by the exons atggcGGAGGGAAACGGTGGTGGAACACAAGTGGTGATTACTGTTGCCGGTGAAGGGCCAAAAGGGTCTTCTCCAAAAGAAGCAGAGGCATTGAACCCTAAGCAAAATTCTCAAGGTGCACCCAACAAAGCTTCGACTGAATCTGGTGCTGTTACTGCAAGTAAGCCACCAAAAGCCCCAGTTGCAGGTAATGAACCTCTTCTTAGACGAAGGTCATTTGTTAAACCCAAGTCAAGATTTGGAGAACAATCTTATACCCCTGAATCTGATGAAATGGAAGAAACTAATTTAGCTAATCAAGAACAAGTTGGTTGTAATTCACCCATCAATAAGGCCTCCCCTAATAACAAGTCGGCTAGAAGTATTAGGACGGACTCTGCTGTGTCGAAAACGTTATCGCCGGCTTCTAAAGGCTCCCCTggggaaaatgaaaatgaggaGATAATTAAGAAAGTTAAACAGCATAAAGAGCAGCATAAGGGAGTGAAAGCTAAGGTTGTGATTGAGTGGGTTGTATTTTTGTTTCTCATAGGGTGCTTAATAGCTAGTTTAACAGTAGGTAAAGAAAAGAATATCCTTTTATGGGGTTTGGAAATTTGGAAATGGTGTGTACTTGTGGTGGTTATATTCTGCGGTATGTTGGTTACTCGTTGGTTTATGCATCTAGTTGTCTTCTTGATCGAGATTAACTTTTTGCTTCGGAAGAAAGTGCTATACTTCGTTCACGGTTTAAAGAAGATTGTTCAGGTCTTCATTTGGCTGAGTATAGTACTTCTTACTTGGGTTCTTCTGTTTCTTGATGTTGAGAGATCGAAGACTGCCTCAAAGATTCTAGATTATGTGACGTGGACTCTAGTGAGCATCCTCATTGGAGCATTTTTGTGGTTGTTGAAGACTTTGATGTTAAAGATACTGGCTTCGAATTTCCATATGAACAAGTTCTTTGACAGAATACAAGAATCAGTCTTCCATCACTACATACTTAGGACCCTTTCGGGACCACCATTTATGGAGATTGATGGGATTCAAAAACCGCCAGCTCATTTGATTGTTAGCAATGCAAAAAAGGGTAaagaaccaaaaacaaaaaggttGATTGACATGGGAAAAGTCCATAGATTGAAGCGAGAAAAAGTTTCAGCTTGGCATATGAAGGTGTTGGTAGATGCCATCACGAATTCAGGGCTTTCAACAGTCTCCGAAACATTAGAGGAAAGTGCGTACGATGAAGGTGGCAAAGAAGCAGAACAGGAAATTACTAACGAGGAGGAGGCACAATATGTTGCTCATCAAATTTTTGCACACGTTGCACAACATGATAGTAATCAAAATCGCAA TTGCATTGACGAGGATGACCTCTTAAGGTTCATGATTAAGGAAGAGGTGGATCTTGTGTTTCCTTTGTTCGAAGGATCGAGCACTGgaaaaattgatagaaaaagTTTCACAAACTGGGTG GTAAAGGTTTACACGGATCGGAAAACACTAGTACATGCTTTGAGTGACACCAAAACAGCCGTAAAGCAGTTGAATACACTCGTGACAGTGGTCCTAATTATTGTTACTGTCATCATATGGCTTCTTTTGCTGGAAATTGCAACCACGAAACTGCTTTTGCTCCTTTCATCGCAGCTTGTAGTAGCTGCTTTTATGTTCGGAAACACCTGCAAGACTATCTTTGAAGCTATAGTATTCGTGTTTGTGACGCATCCTTTTGATGTCGGCGATCGTTGTGTGGTTGATGGTGTTCAG TTGCTGGTCGAGGAGATGAATATTTTAACGACTGTCTTTCTGAAACTTGATAATGAAAAGGTGTACTACCCGAATTCAGTTTTGGCTACAAAGCCCATCAGCAACTATTATAGAAGCCCGGATATGGGTGATACAATAGAGTTCTCGATTGATTTTTTGACCCCAGCAAAGACAATAGGCAGGCTGAAAGAAGAGATAAAGAA GCATTTGGAAGCTAATACCCTGTGGCGTCCTAATCACCTTGTGGTGGTGAAGGAAATCGAGAATGTGAATAAGTTAAAGATGGCTCTCTTTTGTAATCACACGATGAACTTCCAGGACTTTAGAGAGAAGAACAGGCGTAGAACCGAACTGGTTCTTGAGCTGAAGAGAATTTTTGAGGAGCTGGGTATACGATACAATCTTCTTCCTCAGCATGTGAATCTCAACCAGGTCAATCAAGACAGGCCGGATGCAACCTATGCGACCACTTGGTCATGA
- the LOC105765990 gene encoding transcription factor MYB114, translating into MPMAPTSTKCSKKEVNRGAWTAEEDQKLAQVVEIHGPKRWKAVAAKAGINRCGKSCRLRWMNYLRPNIKRGNISDQEEDLILRLHKLLGNRWSLIAGRLPGRTDNEIKNYWNSHLSKKIKQNEKQTRMQEPVLENSKVSEREEPLHKASEEGSSKRDDEYSTSCFNGDSSLFDLYNKEPLELEWMSHFFETDEIWLNLA; encoded by the exons ATGCCGATGGCTCCTACAAGCACTAAATGCAGTAAGAAAGAAGTGAACAGAGGAGCTTGGACAGCTGAAGAAGACCAAAAGCTTGCTCAAGTTGTTGAAATTCATGGCCCAAAGAGGTGGAAAGCTGTTGCAGCAAAAGCAG GTATCAACAGATGTGGAAAGAGTTGCAGGTTGAGATGGATGAATTACCTTAGGCCCAATATAAAGAGAGGCAACATTTCAGACCAAGAAGAAGACCTGATACTAAGGCTACATAAACTGCTCGGAAACAG gtGGTCATTGATTGCCGGAAGATTACCAGGTCGAACCGATAACGAAATAAAAAACTACTGGAATTCTCATTTGagcaagaaaataaagcaaaatgAGAAGCAAACCAGAATGCAAGAACCGGTGCTTGAGAATTCTAAGGTAAGCGAAAGGGAGGAGCCTCTACACAAGGCGAGTGAAGAAGGTTCGTCCAAGAGAGATGATGAGTACTCCACATCTTGCTTCAATGGTGATAGTAGCTTGTTCGATTTGTATAACAAGGAGCCTCTGGAGTTGGAGTGGATGAGTCATTTCTTCGAAACAGACGAGATATGGCTTAACTTAGCTTGA
- the LOC105768146 gene encoding uncharacterized protein LOC105768146: protein MAEQQQLEPWTDLSGKVVMVTGASSGLGRDFCLDLSKGGCRIVAAARRVDRLKSLCDEINHLTFPFSGPQPSGPRAFAVELDVCADGSTIQSSVKAAWDAFGRIDALINNAGVRGNVKDPLELTEEEWNQNIRTNLTGSWLVSKYVCMLMRDAKQGGSVINISSIAGLNRGQLPGGLAYASSKAGLNTMTKTMAMELGMHKIRVNSISPGLFKSEITEGLLKKAWLQEVATKINPLRTFGTADPALTSLVRYLIHDSSEYVTGNIFIVDAGSTLPGVPIFSSL, encoded by the exons ATGGCGGAGCAGCAGCAACTAGAGCCATGGACCGACCTCAGTGGCAAAGTGGTGATGGTGACGGGGGCATCTTCTGGTTTAGGTCGTGACTTTTGTCTTGACTTGAGTAAAGGCGGCTGTCGTATCGTGGCTGCCGCGCGCCGCGTCGATCGCCTTAAATCCCTCTGTGATGAAATCAATCACCTCACCTTTCCTTTTTCCGGACCCCAGCCTAGTGGCCCTCGAGCTTTCGCTGTCGAGCTCGACGTATGTGCTGACGGATCCACCATACAGAGCTCTGTGAAAGCGGCCTGGGATGCCTTTGGGAGGATCGATGCTTTAATAAATAACGCTGGCGTTAGAG GTAATGTGAAGGATCCTTTGGAATTGACTGAGGAGGAATGGAATCAAAACATCAGAACCAATCTAACAGGGTCTTGGTTGGTGTCAAAATATGTTTGTATGCTCATGCGTGATGCAAAACAAGGAGGATCTGTAATCAATATATCTTCCATTGCTGGTCTTAATCGTGGGCAACTACCTGGAGGTTTGGCTTATGCTTCCTCAAAAGCAGGCCTAAACACCATGACAAAG ACCATGGCCATGGAACTGGGGATGCATAAAATCCGAGTGAACTCAATATCACCTGGGCTTTTCAAATCTGAGATCACAGAAGGCCTTCTGAAGAAGGCTTGGCTACAAGAAGTGGCTACAAAAATCAACCCTTTAAGAACATTTGGTACGGCAGATCCCGCATTAACCTCGCTAGTTAGATACTTAATCCATGATTCTTCGGAATACGTAACAGGTAACATATTCATCGTTGATGCCGGGTCTACCTTACCCGGTGTTCCCATATTTTCTTCGCTTTGA
- the LOC105766024 gene encoding serine/threonine-protein kinase STY46, with protein sequence MNSTSGTPEQRRGTTVSHHHQQALLTSPVVKIDKATTSKQFCFGFKDCLGKGSVASTNPQHLQQHQQGKQQRSRSPTSKLEHQVTELEQEVQKQKEIRSMYKMRMERTQDYLRYCLQIAQDNGFLDLLSNHKSPVSRDVVLNIDTTSPQLPAPVSHQSDLGLLINQAKLNGWFIDPIEIELREVIGQGSTADIYRGIWRGLEVAVKCIYPDFFEKNENGVSFFAQEVETLSKQHHRFILQLMGACLEPPIQGWIVTEFLSMTLKDWLHGPGNNRRKERVIPLPPLQERLNKAVEIAQAMQYLHEQKPKVIHRDLKPSNIFLDDAKHVRVADFGHARFLSDEEMALTGETGTFVYMAPEVIRCEPYNEKCDVYSFGIILNELITGNYPYTETNYGPAKIALEVGDGKLRPALPEDNGERKELIELICQSWDGDACVRPTFANITSTLSNIQTRFNDNSIPSIH encoded by the exons ATGAACTCGACTTCGGGTACCCCAGAGCAGAGAAGGGGCACCACCGTATCGCATCACCATCAACAAGCTCTATTAACGAGTCCCGTGGTAAAAATAGATAAGGCTACGACATCTAAGCAATTTTGCTTTGGATTTAAAGATTGTTTGGGAAAAGGGTCGGTTGCCTCTACGAACCCACAGCATTTGCAGCAACACCAACAAGGAAAGCAACAACGTTCGCGTAGCCCGACCTCCAAATTAGAGCACCAG GTGACAGAGCTTGAACAGGAAGTCCAGAAACAGAAAGAAATTCGGAGCATGTACAAAATGAGAATGGAGAGAACACAAGACTATTTAAGGTACTGTCTTCAAATAGCTCAGGATAATGGATTCTTGGACCTTTTAAGTAACCACAAATCTCCTGTTTCTCGGGATGTTGTCCTAAATATCGATACCACCAGTCCTCAACTCCCTGCCCCGGTTTCTCACCAATCAGATCTAGGTCTACTCATCAACCAAGCCAAGTTGAACGGGTGGTTCATTGACCCCATCGAG ATTGAATTGCGAGAAGTAATTGGCCAAGGAAGTACTGCAGACATTTACAGAGGAATTTGGCGAGGCCTTGAAGTTGCGGTGAAGTGTATATATCCCGATTTCTtcgagaaaaatgaaaatggtgtTTCATTTTTTGCTCAAGAAGTCGAGACATTGTCTAAGCAGCACCATCGCTTTATACTACAGCTAATGGGTGCATGCCTCGAGCCGCCTATTCAAGGTTGGATAGTGACGGAGTTCTTGAGCATGACGCTGAAGGATTGGCTACATGGACCGGGAAACAACAGGCGAAAAGAAAGGGTGATACCACTCCCTCCGTTGCAAGAGAGATTGAATAAAGCCGTGGAAATTGCACAAGCAATGCAATATCTCCATGAACAAAAACCCAAAGTTATTCACCGTGATTTGAAGCCCAGCAACATTTTTTTAGACGATGCCAAGCATGTAAGGGTGGCTGATTTCGGGCATGCTCGGTTTTTAAGTGACGAAGAAATGGCACTTACAGGCGAAACAG GAACTTTTGTTTACATGGCACCAGAGGTTATCAGATGTGAACCTTATAACGAAAAGTGCGATGTATACAGCTTCGGAATCATTCTGAATGAACTCATCACAGGCAATTATCCTTATACTGAGACCAATTATGGACCGGCCAAG ATTGCCTTGGAGGTTGGAGATGGAAAGCTAAGACCAGCACTTCCAGAAGACAATGGCGAACGGAAGGAGCTGATCGAGCTGATTTGCCAGTCATGGGATGGAGATGCTTGTGTTAGACCCACCTTTGCGAACATTACTTCCACTCTATCAAATATCCAAACCAGATTCAATGACAATAGCATCCCATCCATCCATTAA
- the LOC105768147 gene encoding 40S ribosomal protein S3-3: protein MAAQISKKRKFVADGVFYAELNEVLTRELAEDGYSGVEVRVTPMRTEIIIRATRTQNVLGEKGRRIRELTSVVQKRFKFPENSVELYAEKVNNRGLCAIAQAESLRYKLLGGLAVRRACYGVLRFVMESGAKGCEVIVSGKLRAQRAKSMKFKDGYMISSGHPVKEYIDSAVRHVLLRQGVLGIKVKIMLDWDPKGKQGPMTPLPDLVTIHPPKEEEEYTEKKDFEPLAPHANIEVPVVV from the exons ATGGCTGCTCAGATTAGCAAGAAGCGCAAG TTTGTTGCGGATGGAGTGTTCTACGCGGAGCTAAATGAGGTTTTGACAAGGGAGCTTGCTGAGGATGGATACTCCGGAGTTGAAGTCAGAGTTACTCCTATGCGTACTGAGATCATCATCAGAGCTACTCGTACTCAAAATGTTCTTG GTGAGAAGGGTAGAAGGATTAGAGAGTTGACTTCTGTTGTTCAGAAACGATTCAAGTTTCCGGAGAACAGTGTGGAGCTCTATGCTGAGAAAGTTAACAACAGGGGTCTTTGCGCCATTGCACAGGCCGAGTCCCTGCGATACAAGCTCCTTGGAGGCCTTGCTGTTCGGAG GGCTTGCTATGGTGTTCTCAGATTTGTCATGGAGAGTGGAGCCAAGGGATGCGAG GTCATAGTGAGTGGAAAGCTCCGAGCTCAGCGTGCAAAGTCGATGAAGTTCAAGGATGGGTACATGATATCCTCTGGTCATCCCGTCAAGGAATATATTGATTCTGCTGTCAGACATGTTCTTCTTAGGCAG GGTGTGCTGGGTATCAAAGTTAAAATCATGCTGGATTGGGATCCAAAGGGCAAGCAGGGTCCAATGACCCCATTGCCTGATCTCGTCACCATCCACCCTCCCAAGGAAGAGGAAGAGTATACAGAAAAGAAAGACTTTGAACCGCTTGCTCCCCATGCCAATATCGAGGTTCCGGTTGTGGTTTAG
- the LOC105768148 gene encoding NAD(P)H-quinone oxidoreductase subunit U, chloroplastic → MALSTTAATTLYISGNNIHASTPKNASLFSNSTISFSAKQRRRLSIRSSGDVSSETPTTETESEKSIDEAPKGPPSLISALNVERALRGIAITDADHYGRLGLQRGCSYEQVTVAYRNKVDELLNQGLDEEELSKKMDLLKESYSILSSVEERRLYDWSLARTEQPDRYAWPFEVDITQTPTEEPPPGEPEDVGPTRAVGYFMLGWLILSFVLSIAFAR, encoded by the exons ATGGCTCTATCAACCACAGCTGCAACAACACTATACATTTCTGGCAACAACATACATGCCTCAACCCCCAAAAACGCTTCCTTATTCTCAAATTCTACCATCAGCTTTTCAGCAAAGCAGAGAAGAAGACTAAGCATCAGGAGCTCTGGTGATGTATCATCCGAGACACCAACGACTGAAACAGAATCTGAAAAGTCCATTGATGAAGCTCCTAAAGGACCTCCTTCTTTGATCTCTGCTCTTAATGTTGAACGAGCTCTTCGTGGCATCG CAATCACAGACGCAGATCACTATGGTAGACTCGGCCTTCAAAGAGGGTGTTCTTATGAACAG GTCACTGTGGCCTACAGAAACAAGGTTGATGAACTCCTGAATCAGGGACTAGATGAAGAAGAACTCAGCAAGAAAATGGATCTCTTAAAA GAGTCGTACTCGATTTTGTCATCGGTGGAAGAAAGAAGGCTGTATGACTGGAGCTTGGCTAGAACTGAACAACCAGATAGATATGCTTGGCCTTTTGAGGTGGATATCACCCAAACTCCTACGGAGGAGCCTCCACCAGGC GAGCCGGAGGACGTCGGACCAACAAGAGCGGTGGGATACTTCATGCTGGGATGGCTAATACTGTCTTTCGTCTTGTCTATTGCCTTTGCTCGATAG